In a single window of the Anabas testudineus chromosome 17, fAnaTes1.2, whole genome shotgun sequence genome:
- the lrrcc1 gene encoding leucine-rich repeat and coiled-coil domain-containing protein 1: MGDKELNLIDKKITSLLDVHLGPTITSLNLHCNHIQRIEGLTSAWHLRHLDLSSNSISKIEGLSSLTSLRTLNLSCNLITKVEGLNGLVNLTRLNLSYNQINNLTGLLYLHGNEYKLKHLSLHGNHLDSIDHLLQCLLGLQGLKEVTLSQNGRDNPVCRSPGCWDMVMQSLPQISVLDGLDRLGNLSHPGRGSLCDIPGLEDYVDLLLSSDTSHNEVVKGDGALNTPRIDEVLTQFRQRVVSETVTDPVTQPDRSQPACSIVADPNNEERIRKLENQVSQLIQQVPAGAKCSPSAHSVVTVQKAKRDVDRTSESECDSGKENRRRTRIPKHRSSITMRMTTKEAKSRRSDSDQENHKQKSSKSAVGPRRKAGSEGIVDTVGPTRTRPQRGAKASGNVKTKSTEEEETYRTIVEERDQERERRWKAEQAVRKLTEELKCLQTKVSEEKDLQSMALHTTDRLKELLLKERSGRSEMQTRVEELEGRCQSLTQQLEQVRSSEEQHKTALHRLEESISHGEALRARQQAEEMKRYQEMQNKAAALKRELDIQRASVGQHKDKLQQLHELLASREQEHRKQLELRLQPGGVDFRGAVAKEVASVEERHAQREVELQEKLADSRKQYAALEDEFRMALTIEAARFSELKEAYDQMTAELMELKANFVQSQQREKKSGSLVQELTAMVKEQKNRISELIKAKKEAVTDLKSRLHSLEAEVEQDRRLGLQLELVKKDKARLLSQLTAQESVIDGLRAERRIWGQELAQQGVSLAQDRGRLEARIEVLSTELETQKKQNERDNDALKIKAKIVDDQTETIRKLKEALQERDDQIRRLREEAVQAQKRFQQQQEEETAQQAGLKERLEHLSMRKEELKQQLEDKEAELVEVKQVYRDSSKKWQEKAELLTQLESQVKRMKENFDSKERSLLEERDKATEAHRAAVEKLHCVDDAFRRQLESIQATHQTELLRLANEKQKQIEQANQKVFEVEEEMRQLLEETETSKRIMEEKIKRLTSVLKDF; the protein is encoded by the exons ATGGGAGACAAGGAGCTGAATCTCATTGACAAGAAGATAACAAG TTTGCTGGATGTCCACCTCGGCCCCACTATAACATCTCTCAATCTGCACTGCAACCACATCCAGAGGATCGAGGGCCTGACCTCAGCTTGGCACCTGCGGCACTTAGACCTGTCCTCTAATTCTATTTCTAAGATCGAGGGTTTAAGTTCCCTCACTTCCCTGAGGACCTTAAATTTATCCTGCAACTTAATTACTAAGGTTGAAG GACTGAATGGCCTTGTGAACCTAACAAGATTAAACTTGTCCTACAATCAGATAAATAATCTCACCG GCTTATTGTATCTTCATGGCAATGAGTACAAACTAAAGCACCTCAGTCTCCATGGCAACCACCTGGACAGTATTGATCACCTTCTGCAGTGCCTGCTCGGATTGCAAGGTTTAAAAGAGGTCACTTTGAGCCAGAATGGCAGAGACAACCCTGTCTGTAGGTCACCAG GTTGCTGGGACATGGTTATGCAGTCATTACCACAGATTTCTGTTCTGGATGGTCTGGACCGTCTGGGAAATCTATCACATCCAGGTCGTGGTAGTCTCTGTGATATCCCTGGTCTTGAGGACTATGTGGACCTCCTGCTCTCCTCAGATACTAGTCACAATGAAGTG GTTAAAGGAGATGGAGCTCTCAACACGCCACGTATTGATGAGGTGCTGACCCAGTTTCGTCAGCGAGTTGTCTCTGAAACAGTCACAGATCCAGTCACACAACCAGATCGCTCCCAGCCAGCTTGTTCCATTGTTGCAGACCCTAATAATGAAGAGCGCAtcaggaagctggagaaccaggTGTCTCAGCTCATTCAGCAG GTCCCTGCAGGTGCCAAATGCAGTCCCTCTGCTCATTCTGTGGTGACAGTACAAAAAGCCAAGAGGGACGTAGACCGCACGTCAGAGAGTGAGTGTGATAGTGGGAAAGAGAACAGAAGGCGAACCAGGATCCCCAAACATCGTAGCAGCATAACAATGAGGATGACCACCAAGGAGGCTAAGAGCAGGAGATCAGACAG CGATCAGGAGAATCATAAACAGAAGAGTTCAAAGTCTGCTGTGGGGCCCAGGAGGAAGGCTGGCAGTGAAGGAATTGTAGACACAGTGGGGCCAACGAGAACGAGACCTCAGAGAGGTGCTAAGGCTTCAGGCAATGTGAAAACAAAGtccacagaggaagaagaaaccTACAGG ACAATTGTGGAGGAGCGTGACCAGGAAAGGGAGAGGCGCTGGAAAGCTGAGCAGGCTGTTAGGAAGCTTACAGAGGAGCTAAAGTGCCTGCAGACGAAGGTCAGTGAGGAAAAAGATCTCCAGAGCATGGCTCTGCACACCACAGACAG ACTGAAAGAACTGTTGCTAAAGGAGCGATCGGGGCGCTCTGAAATGCAGACTCGTGTTGAGGAGCTGGAGGGTAGATGTCAGTCCTTAACCCAGCAGCTGGAGCAGGTCCGCAGCAGTGAAGAACAACACAAGACTGCTCTCCATCGACTGGAGGAAAGCATCTCCCATGGAGAGGCCCTCAGGGCTCGCCAGCAGGCTGAAGAG ATGAAGCGATACCAGGAGATGCAGAACAAGGCAGCAGCTTTGAAAAGAGAGTTGGACATCCAGAGAGCCTCAGTAGGccagcacaaagacaaactgcagcaactgCATGAACTGCTCGCATCCAGGGAACAAGAGCACAG aaaacagcTTGAGTTGCGGTTGCAGCCTGGTGGGGTTGATTTCCGTGGGGCAGTGGCGAAAGAAGTTGCATCAGTGGAAGAGAGACATGCCCAGAGGGAGGTggagctgcaggagaaactGGCAGATAGCAGGAAGCAGTACGCGGCTTTGGAGGACGAGTTCCGCATGGCACTTACTATTGAGGCTGCTCGTTTCTCTGAG TTGAAGGAGGCTTATGATCAGATGACTGCAGAGCTGATGGAGCTCAAGGCCAACTTTGTCCAGTCTCAGCAAAGGGAGAAGAAGTCTGGCTCCTTGGTGCAGGAGCTCACAGCCATGGTCAAAGAACAGAAGAACCGCATATCTGAGCTCATCAAAGCCAAGAAAGAAGCTGTCACTGATCTGAAG AGCCGTCTGCATTCTTTGGAAGCAGAGGTGGAGCAGGATCGGCGCCTTGGTCTACAGCTTGAGTTGGTCAAGAAAGACAAGGCACGACTGTTGTCTCAGCTCACAGCTCAGGAGTCGGTGATAGACGGCCTCAGGGCAGAGAGGAGGATCTGGGGCCAGGAGCTCGCTCAGCAAG GAGTATCTTTGGCTCAGGATCGTGGACGTCTAGAAGCCAGGATAGAAGTTCTGAGCACTGAGCTGGagacacagaagaaacagaatgagAGGGACAATGATGCCCTTAAAATCAAAGCCAAAATTGTTGATGACCAGACGGAGACTATCCGCAAACTGAAAGAG GCCTTGCAGGAGCGTGACGATCAGATCCGCAGGCTACGTGAGGAGGCGGTCCAGGCCCAGAAGAGAttccaacagcagcaggaggaggaaacagcCCAGCAGGCTGGGCTGAAGGAGCGTCTCGAGCATCTGAGCATGCGCAAGGAGGAgctgaaacagcagctggaggacAAAGAGGCAGAGCTTGTGGAGGTTAAACAAGTTTACAG AGATTCCAGTAAAAAGTGGCAGGAGAAGGCCGAACTGCTCACTCAGCTGGAGAGCCAGGTAAAGCGCATGAAGGAGAACTTTGATTCTAAGGAACGTTCGCTCCTGGAAGAAAGAGATAAAGCAACAGAAGCACACAG AGCAGCGGTCGAGAAGCTACACTGCGTGGACGATGCTTTTCGCCGACAGCTGGAGTCTATCCAGGCTACTCATCAGACTGAGCTGCTACGATTGGCtaatgaaaagcagaaacagataGAACAAGCAAATCAGAAG GTATTCGAAGTGGAGGAAGAAATGCGTCAACTTCTGGAGGAGACCGAAACCAGCAAGAGAATCATGGAAGAGAAAATCAAACGTCTCACAAGTGTACTGAAAGACTTTTAA